From the Solanum stenotomum isolate F172 chromosome 4, ASM1918654v1, whole genome shotgun sequence genome, one window contains:
- the LOC125862220 gene encoding probable xyloglucan endotransglucosylase/hydrolase protein 26 isoform X1, whose product MAKIIDFNSLVLMIIATITFHSYLVNGWTSSSMYVNWGAHHCKLIGDDLQLVLDKSAGSGAQSKNSFLFGSFEMLLKLVPNNSAGTVTTYYLSSTGTKHDEIDFEFLGNISGQPYIIHTNIYTQGVGNREQQFYPWFDPTAAFHNYTIHWNPNAVVWYIDSIPIRVFRNYQAKGIPFPNQQGMGVYTSLWNADDWATRGGLVKIDWTNAPFMATYRNFRPRACYWNGPMSISQCAIPTNSNWWTSPLYYKLSANKVGQMISIRSKNMIYDYCKDVKRFKGVMPIECSLPQY is encoded by the exons ATGGCAAAAATCATAGATTTTAATTCCTTGGTTTTGATGATTATTGCAACAATTACATTTCATTCATATTTAGTCAATGGATGGACATCAAGTAGCATGTATGTTAATTGGGGTGCTCATCATTGTAAACTTATAGGGGATGATCTTCAACTTGTTCTTGATAAATCTGCAG GCTCTGGTGCTCAATCAAAAAATTCATTTCTCTTTGGTAGCTTTGAAATGCTTCTCAAGTTGGTACCTAACAACTCTGCTGGAACTGTCACAACATACTAT TTATCTTCTACTGGTACCAAGCATGATGAAATCGATTTCGAGTTTCTAGGAAATATATCAGGACAACCTTATATTATACACACAAATATTTACACCCAAGGTGTTGGAAATAGAGAGCAACAATTTTATCCATGGTTTGATCCAACTGCTGCTTTTCACAATTACACCATTCATTGGAACCCTAATGCTGTTGT atggTACATTGATAGTATTCCAATTAGGGTATTTAGAAACTACCAAGCCAAAGGCATTCCATTCCCAAACCAACAAGGAATGGGAGTCTACACTAGTCTATGGAATGCTGATGATTGGGCAACAAGAGGTGGTCTTGTTAAAATTGATTGGACAAATGCACCATTTATGGCAACTTATAGAAATTTTAGACCAAGAGCTTGTTATTGGAATGGACCAATGAGTATTTCACAATGTGCAATTCCAACAAATTCCAATTGGTGGACTTCACCTTTATACTATAAATTGAGTGCAAATAAAGTTGGTCAAATGATCTCAATTAGGAGCAAGAATATGATTTATGATTATTGCAAAGATGTGAAAAGATTCAAGGGAGTTATGCCTATTGAGTGCTCATTGCCACAATACTAG
- the LOC125862433 gene encoding protein SPEAR1-like, whose amino-acid sequence MGSNYFGEPNFVNERSSSSSSGSSRKSKKNNSEKPNKQPQRGLGVAQLEKIRLHSEMGANYLHNNNPYANNLTQEDMRLQATYSSSSFSYSTTSSTYGFPNHQGIMMGMSGIEGANIRYGDSQPSSRPSTWHPGTVHDPQVYAQPNMIRHHHNMQIEDSMERRRKKDRSDSIGSNSQNSESNGSQDLDLELRLSL is encoded by the exons atgggGAGCAATTATTTTGGTGAACCAAACTTTGTAAATGAaagatcatcatcatcttcatcagGATCATCAAgaaaaagcaagaaaaataattcaGAAAAACCAAACAAGCAACCACAAAGAGGACTTGGTGTTGCTCAATTAGAGAAAATTAGATTGCATAGTGAAATGGGTGCTAATTATCTTCACAATAATAATCCTTATGCCAACAATCTCACACag GAGGATATGAGACTACAAGCAACATattcatcttcatctttttcatACTCAACAACTTCTTCTACTTATGGTTTTCCCAACCACCAAGGCATTATG ATGGGAATGAGTGGCATTGAAGGAGCAAATATCAGATATGGAGATTCTCAGCCTAGTTCTAGACCAAG TACATGGCATCCTGGCACAGTGCATGATCCTCAAGTGTATGCTCAACCTAATATGATTAGACATCACCACAACATGCAAATAGAG gatTCAATGGAAAGGAGGAGAAAGAAAGATAGAAGTGACTCTATTGGTTCAAATAGTCAAAATTCTGAATCAAATGGCAGTCAAGATTTAGATTTGGAGCTCAGACTTTCCCTTTGA